A single Anopheles maculipalpis chromosome 3RL, idAnoMacuDA_375_x, whole genome shotgun sequence DNA region contains:
- the LOC126562431 gene encoding tRNA-splicing endonuclease subunit Sen54: MDSTSGQRHGLLSGQEMVRHHTECYEVQAHFNRLVSLAEFDETRQADLERMKDQFRRLLSQERVNKSDSISEGVWESDHRRIRITKVEGKWQSFGYEDATGKYVECHEALFLMEMNRLMVKWNHVVVSIEQGYSLFLGHPETLTLEEYQVYSILVRASYYVLRYDSSRKYCTAKSDLLSTEEQCVWKNLFEMLNQSNPRESGSIAKENPKLYESVRRSMRKYCNMIRKSSSSSSNHASTCDDDMAQSKGEPANKRQKLENTATSRENDGFKRIEQFRRMFSRFDIVHSFIEEGLSDAVEPETDSSLRLVFDLFATESQTFKKSFPPLPIARIIVRRSSQPMPHFTDLQRLFRQQKTPVPLMLMLVSESLSVHCFLYDIRKVPRNIIALPDENLTR, from the exons ATGGATTCTACCAGTGGACAAAGACATGGACTCTTGAG CGGACAAGAGATGGTTAGGCATCATACCGAATGCTACGAAGTGCAAGCGCATTTTAATCGGCTAGTCTCATTGGCAGAATTTGATGAAACGCGTCAAGCCGATCTAGAGCGAATGAAAG ATCAGTTCCGTCGTTTATTGTCTCAGGAAAGGGTAAACAAATCTGATAGCATTTCGGAAGGAGTTTGGGAAAGTGATCATCGTCGGATTCGCATTACGAAGGTAGAAGGCAAATGGCAATCATTCGGGTATGAAGATGCCACCGGGAAATACGTAGAATGTCACGAAGCTTTATTCCTTATGGAAATG AATCGGTTGATGGTTAAATGGAACCACGTGGTAGTGTCAATCGAGCAAGGCTATAGTTTATTTCTTGGACATCCCGAAACACTCACGCTGGAAGAGTACCAAGTGTATTCAATTCTGGTACGGGCTAGCTATTACGTGCTTCGGTATGATTCGTCACGAAAGTACTGTACTGCGAAATCGGATTTACTCAGTACCGAAGAACAGTGTGTTTGGAAGAATCTGTTCGAAAtgttaaatcaatcaaacccACGGGAAAGTGGCTCCATCGCAAAAGAAAATCCGAAATTGTACGAATCGGTAAGACGTTCGATGAGAAAGTACTGTAACATGATCAGAaaatcgtcgtcgtcatcctcAAACCATGCTTCAACGTGTGACGATGATATGGCGCAGTCTAAGGGCGAACCAGCCAATAAGAGACAAAAGCTAGAAAACACAGCTACAAGTAGAGAAAATGATGGATTTAAAAGAATCGAACAGTTCCGCCGGATGTTCAGCAGGTTCGACATCGTACACAGTTTTATCGAAGAAGGCCTATCGGACGCTGTCGAGCCGGAAACGGACAGTAGTTTACGGCTGGTGTTTGACTTGTTTGCTACCGAGTCTCAAACATTCAAGAAAAGTTTCCCTCCTCTCCCGATTGCGAGGATTATTGTACGAAG ATCATCTCAACCAATGCCTCATTTTACCGACCTGCAAAGACTGTTCCGGCAACAGAAGACACCGGTTCCACTAATGTTAATGCTCGTTTCGGAAAGCTTATCAGTGCACTGCTTTCTATACGATATTCGAAAAGTTCCTCGAAATATCATTGCGTTGCCGGATGAAAATTTGACGAgataa
- the LOC126562715 gene encoding telomere length and silencing protein 1 homolog, with translation MSDSEETQVKVEFKKKGKKQLRQRKPSNSEDDELEQDAEADTLSKLEETKERQRLRNRRNGVNILSLAAGKKISIEEEVTVKDPFNIKTGGMVNMQALKAGKLKTAVEDPYDTGIGTQFSAETNKRDEDEEMMKYIEEELGKRKGIAQEQDNQVEGESSTKYLSPEEAALLSLPAHLSQTSSQRSEEMLSNQMLSGIPEIDLGIEAKIKNIEATEEAKLKYMQEQQRKKDLPSHFVPSNMAVNFMQHNRYRIENPAPTKRRYQEEHRDQRGEDRVPKKATDDYHFDKFKKQYRRH, from the exons ATGTCGGACAGTGAAGAAACTCAAGTAAAAGTGGAATTTAAAAAGAAGGGCAAGAAACAACTCCGCCAAAGGAAACCTTCCAACAGTGAAGACGATGAACTCGAACAAGATGCTGAAGCTGATACTTT GTCAAAACTGGAAGAAACGAAAGAACGACAAAGACTGCGCAACAGACGAAACGGTGTTAATATTCTTAGCTTGGCCGCTGGTAAAAAAATATCCATCGAAGAAGAGGTTACGGTG AAAGATCCGTTCAATATCAAAACTGGTGGTATGGTAAATATGCAAGCGTTGAAGGCAGGAAAGTTGAAAACAGCTGTCGAAGATCCGTACGATACAGGCATAGGCACGCAGTTTTCCgcggaaacaaacaaacgcgaCGAGGATGAAGAAATGATGAA GTACATTGAAGAAGAACTAGGTAAACGGAAGGGCATTGCGCAAGAGCAGGACAACCAAGTGGAGGGCGAATCTTCCACCAAGTATCTGAGTCCGGAAGAAGCGGCACTCCTGTCGCTGCCGGCACACCTTAGCCAAACGTCGTCCCAGCGTTCGGAAGAAATGTTATCGAATCAAATGCTGAGCGGCATACCGGAGATAGATCTTGGCATTGAGgccaaaatcaaaaacatcgAAGCAACGGAAGAGGCAAAGCTCAAGTACATGCAAGAGCAGCAAAGGAAGAAAGATCTTCCATCACACTTTGTCCCCTCGAATATGGCCGTTAACTTTATGCAGCATAATCGCTACCGGATCGAGAATCCTGCCCCTACGAAGCGCCGTTACCAGGAGGAACATCGGGATCAGCGTGGCGAGGATCGTGTGCCGAAGAAAGCGACGGACGATTATCATTTCGATAAGTTCAAAAAGCAATACCGACGCCATTGA
- the LOC126563456 gene encoding ribosome biogenesis protein SLX9 homolog, whose translation MGKLNKKLPKPKLFLKPGDDSNKVKGPFPIYRTTPVLLNGPETTSFKIIESKPKKDSGTKSSPPPPADKSPKKADKLPADVPEQDEGVKTKKLRKLAISRLSKKEKKQFRKEEMLKKVELTKQAFKQDKDRKKREQTAITGDLKPLLDALPSLESLFEVKSAAALKTGVPKYDKKAEPKTRKQRQTERRNQSKREFMKRCRTMKRVLNDKAFKQDPKKMVAAHIKNVRKEQVERLMKSVS comes from the coding sequence atgggaaaacttaacaaaaagcttccaaaacCCAAACTGTTTTTAAAGCCTGGCGACGATAGCAATAAGGTGAAAGGGCCTTTTCCCATCTATCGCACAACGCCGGTGCTACTAAACGGGCCCGAAACAACCAGCTTTAAGATTATCGAAAGCAAACCGAAGAAGGACAGTGGCACGAAAAGCAGTCCGCCTCCGCCGGCAGATAAATCACCTAAAAAAGCTGACAAATTACCCGCTGATGTGCCAGAACAAGATGAGGGAGTGAAAACCAAAAAGCTCCGCAAGCTAGCCATTTCCCGTCTgtcgaagaaggaaaagaaacaattccGCAAGGAGGAAATGCTGAAAAAGGTCGAACTTACAAAGCAAGCGTTCAAGCAGGATAAGGATCGTAAGAAGCGCGAACAGACGGCTATCACCGGTGATTTGAAGCCGTTGCTGGATGCACTACCATCGCTAGAATCGTTGTTTGAGGTAAAATCGGCAGCAGCACTCAAGACAGGTGTACCGAAGTACGACAAGAAGGCGGAACCGAAAACGAGGAAACAGCGTCAAACGGAGCGAAGGAATCAAAGCAAGCGAGAATTTATGAAACGCTGTCGTACCATGAAAAGGGTGCTGAACGATAAAGCGTTCAAACAGGATCCGAAAAAAATGGTCGCTGCGCATATTAAGAATGTACGCAAGGAGCAGGTGGAACGGTTGATGAAAAGTGTTTCGTGA